Proteins encoded by one window of Massilia sp. NR 4-1:
- a CDS encoding Na+/H+ antiporter yields MESIEIVLAMLLAVIASAYLVRLLPVSLPLPLVQIALGALIAAFTGHGVTLDPEIFFLLFLPPLLFLDGWRIPKSGLLRDKVVILELALGLVVFTVLGAGYLIHLLIPAMPLAVAFALAAIVSPTDPVAVSSIASRAPIPKRLMHILEGESLLNDASGLVCFRFAVAAALTGAFSVAQASITFLWLAGAGVAIGLGATVIVTWVQRWLTRHFGEPNGSPILVNLLIPFGAYMVAEHYHASGILAAVAAGIAMSYVELSGHTLAATRIQRSAVWDTVQFSLNGVMFVLLGEQLPDILHGARASLEQSGHVNPWWLVLYAFSVSLGLLALRFIWVWATLRITLYKKGKRGEHAQRPHWRLLLATSLAGVRGAITLAGVMTLPLTLPDGSPFPARDLTIFLASAVILISLLAASIGLPRLLAGMQFPREPAEQQQEDLARREAAAAAIVAIEAAQVELMPLSADPEVYPQAAARVIALYQHRLNVGTSLGDDAVKFRKRDQAERALRLAALQAERRAIFNLARHDRLSDELSRKLVRELDLAEARYR; encoded by the coding sequence ATGGAGTCGATCGAAATCGTTTTGGCCATGCTGCTGGCCGTGATTGCCAGCGCCTACCTGGTGCGCCTGCTGCCGGTGTCGCTGCCCTTGCCGCTGGTGCAGATTGCGCTGGGCGCGCTGATTGCCGCGTTTACCGGCCATGGCGTCACGCTTGACCCCGAAATCTTTTTCCTGCTCTTCCTGCCGCCCCTGCTCTTCCTGGACGGCTGGCGCATCCCGAAAAGCGGGCTGCTGCGCGATAAGGTGGTGATCCTGGAGCTGGCCCTGGGCCTGGTGGTGTTCACCGTGCTGGGTGCGGGCTATCTGATCCATCTGCTGATTCCAGCCATGCCGCTGGCGGTGGCGTTCGCGCTGGCGGCCATCGTCTCGCCCACCGATCCGGTGGCCGTGTCTTCGATCGCGTCGCGCGCGCCGATTCCCAAACGCCTGATGCATATCCTGGAAGGCGAGTCCCTGCTCAACGACGCCAGTGGCCTGGTGTGCTTCCGCTTTGCCGTGGCGGCGGCACTGACCGGGGCGTTTTCCGTGGCCCAGGCCTCGATCACCTTCCTCTGGCTGGCCGGCGCCGGGGTCGCCATCGGCCTGGGCGCGACCGTCATCGTGACCTGGGTGCAGCGCTGGCTGACCCGCCATTTCGGCGAACCGAACGGCTCGCCCATTCTGGTCAATCTGCTGATTCCTTTCGGCGCCTATATGGTGGCCGAGCACTACCACGCTTCCGGCATCCTGGCGGCGGTGGCGGCCGGCATCGCCATGAGCTACGTGGAGCTGAGCGGCCATACCCTGGCAGCGACCCGCATCCAGCGCTCGGCGGTGTGGGACACGGTGCAGTTCTCGCTGAACGGCGTGATGTTCGTGCTGCTGGGCGAGCAGTTGCCCGACATCCTGCACGGCGCACGCGCCTCGCTGGAGCAGAGCGGCCATGTGAATCCCTGGTGGCTGGTGCTGTATGCCTTCAGCGTCAGCCTTGGCCTGCTGGCCCTGCGCTTCATCTGGGTCTGGGCCACGCTGCGCATCACCCTGTACAAGAAGGGCAAGCGTGGCGAGCATGCGCAGCGCCCGCATTGGCGCCTGCTGCTGGCCACCTCGCTGGCCGGCGTGCGCGGCGCCATCACGCTGGCCGGCGTGATGACCCTGCCCCTGACGCTGCCCGACGGCTCGCCCTTCCCGGCGCGCGACCTGACCATCTTCCTGGCCAGCGCGGTGATCCTGATCTCCCTGCTGGCGGCCAGCATCGGCTTGCCGCGCCTGCTGGCCGGCATGCAGTTCCCGCGCGAACCGGCCGAACAGCAGCAGGAAGACCTGGCGCGGCGCGAAGCGGCGGCGGCAGCCATCGTCGCCATCGAAGCGGCCCAGGTGGAACTGATGCCGCTCAGCGCCGATCCGGAAGTCTATCCACAGGCGGCGGCGCGCGTGATCGCCCTCTACCAGCACCGCCTGAATGTCGGCACCTCGCTGGGCGACGACGCGGTCAAATTCCGCAAGCGCGACCAGGCCGAACGCGCGCTGCGCCTGGCGGCCTTGCAGGCCGAGCGGCGCGCCATCTTCAACCTGGCGCGGCATGACCGCCTGTCCGACGAGCTTTCGCGCAAACTGGTGCGTGAGCTGGATCTGGCCGAAGCGCGCTACCGATAA